The following proteins are co-located in the Paenibacillus sp. JNUCC32 genome:
- a CDS encoding alpha-galactosidase, producing the protein MLGSSDTAVNVGVNAETHIRLANGLVAIEVDLEKGGYAYAGSRGFALQEVRSGFRWQGREYHTGHYDRHYMMGQPEKIQDPFGTGIHAVIKHESDLLPGLEQHFYVYEGTSSFITRVVIVGQEELKVNRIAVVKTDSVSNGSETVPGESLHVLRVPYDNDKWVRYLTETAPLETESYEVTALFQPDSRNGLILGSISHDVWKTGIRVKGETAGKLDELELYAGAADIMTRDSQPHGYVRGTRVESPLVMVGDYDDYRTGLEAYGEANTKIAPALSWNGGVPIGWNSWSAAMSTLDYDLYVATSDFLKREVQQQGFHNEDTLYMNFDAFWDRLTPAEMEDALKRVRENGHKPGTYWTPFAFWGSPAGFGSPVEGTDGKYTYGDILLRDQDGEILPDVDGGLAIDPTHPGNLARIDWFMDKFVSEGFEYIKLDFMAHGALEGKHYDPDITTGIAAYNYGLSYLTDKLSPERIGRPFFINLSIAPLFPYSYAHSRRISCDVFGTIQDTEYLLNSLTHGWWMNDTLYRFNDPDHAVIYKSFNQDSTTRHEGRSRLTASVISGTVLLLGDDFRHEEAAWRAKNWLGNEAIIEIARLGRTFVPVEGNLGKQAADTFVLTHPSEAGTTYIAVFNFDGAESVLKTVSLGRCGLEAHASYTVLDVWEGTAGQSEGTLVVELAPAESKILKLIRNQ; encoded by the coding sequence ATGTTAGGAAGCAGCGATACGGCGGTGAACGTGGGGGTGAATGCCGAAACTCACATTCGCTTGGCGAATGGCCTGGTGGCCATTGAGGTGGATTTGGAAAAAGGCGGTTACGCCTACGCAGGCAGCAGAGGATTCGCTCTGCAAGAAGTACGAAGCGGCTTTCGATGGCAGGGCCGGGAATACCATACGGGACATTACGACCGCCACTATATGATGGGACAGCCGGAGAAGATCCAAGATCCGTTCGGTACGGGAATCCATGCCGTGATTAAGCATGAATCCGATCTGCTCCCAGGCCTGGAACAGCATTTTTACGTCTATGAGGGAACTTCATCTTTCATCACACGGGTCGTCATTGTCGGCCAAGAGGAATTAAAGGTAAACCGCATCGCGGTGGTGAAAACCGATAGCGTATCGAACGGGAGCGAGACGGTTCCGGGAGAATCGCTGCATGTACTGCGCGTGCCGTATGACAATGACAAATGGGTGCGCTATCTCACGGAGACGGCCCCGCTGGAAACGGAAAGCTACGAAGTGACGGCCTTGTTCCAGCCGGATAGCCGCAATGGATTGATTCTGGGATCGATCAGTCATGACGTGTGGAAGACCGGCATTCGCGTGAAAGGGGAAACCGCAGGCAAGCTGGATGAACTGGAACTGTACGCTGGCGCGGCCGACATCATGACCCGAGATTCCCAACCGCATGGCTACGTAAGAGGAACGCGCGTCGAATCTCCGCTGGTTATGGTCGGGGATTACGACGATTACCGGACAGGGCTTGAAGCGTATGGGGAAGCGAATACGAAGATAGCGCCTGCTCTGAGCTGGAACGGCGGCGTCCCGATCGGCTGGAACAGCTGGTCGGCCGCCATGAGCACGCTGGATTACGATCTCTATGTGGCGACGAGCGATTTTCTGAAGCGGGAGGTTCAGCAGCAGGGCTTTCATAACGAGGATACCCTGTACATGAATTTCGATGCGTTCTGGGATCGCCTGACGCCTGCCGAGATGGAGGATGCCTTGAAAAGGGTCCGCGAGAACGGGCACAAACCCGGTACATACTGGACACCGTTTGCGTTTTGGGGAAGTCCGGCTGGGTTCGGCAGCCCCGTGGAGGGCACCGATGGGAAGTACACCTATGGCGATATCCTGCTTCGCGACCAGGATGGCGAGATTTTGCCGGATGTCGACGGCGGACTTGCGATTGATCCTACGCATCCCGGGAACCTGGCGCGAATCGATTGGTTCATGGATAAATTCGTCTCCGAGGGATTTGAGTATATCAAGCTGGATTTCATGGCTCACGGGGCTCTGGAAGGCAAGCATTACGACCCGGATATTACGACGGGGATCGCTGCATACAATTACGGATTGTCGTATCTGACGGATAAACTCTCCCCGGAGCGGATCGGCAGACCGTTCTTCATCAACCTGTCGATTGCCCCGCTGTTCCCTTATTCCTATGCGCACAGCCGCAGAATTTCCTGCGATGTGTTCGGAACGATCCAGGATACGGAATATTTGCTGAACTCGCTGACGCACGGGTGGTGGATGAACGATACGCTGTACCGTTTTAACGATCCGGACCATGCCGTGATCTATAAAAGCTTCAACCAGGATTCGACGACCCGCCATGAAGGGCGAAGCCGTCTGACCGCGTCCGTGATCTCGGGAACGGTGCTGCTGCTGGGCGATGACTTCCGGCATGAGGAAGCGGCATGGCGCGCCAAGAACTGGCTGGGAAATGAGGCGATCATCGAGATTGCGAGACTGGGCAGAACCTTTGTGCCCGTAGAGGGGAATCTCGGGAAACAGGCTGCGGATACGTTTGTGCTGACCCATCCGAGCGAAGCGGGAACGACGTATATTGCCGTGTTTAACTTTGACGGGGCCGAGTCCGTGCTGAAGACGGTTTCCTTGGGACGCTGCGGCCTCGAGGCGCACGCATCTTATACGGTTCTGGATGTGTGGGAAGGAACGGCAGGTCAATCGGAAGGCACGCTTGTGGTCGAGCTGGCGCCAGCCGAATCGAAAATCTTGAAATTAATTCGAAATCAATAA
- a CDS encoding carbohydrate-binding protein → MGIHPFKFFQKPFMLFLSILLAVSGLGSSLASAEPQRPSQTAGGILSYEAEASQNTFTGNAGAVDCGFCSGGQKAGNLYGGSTLTLNGIQADKAGIYNMNMFYISGDSRAASISVNGAEKENFSFPKTADWNTIGTYQIQIYLNQGSNTILFDDAGGYSPDFDKIELTFDSAGENGSGPDGSIGDLGKQKKATSYGSITLTEYANGFKVSNPTYELLYSTSTGLSQYNWNGKPVAKGLYSEIQLDRMVASTDYKHHKFYKNQVVPFQDATGKGIKVTVVNEDGGMPSLSQIYYVYEDGPYLLTETVASHHSAISTGNIAPIAMEARGGIDIGSYDDNRVLVVPFDNDAWSRYQAKSMNTGLNNGLYVSSELTAIYDNTSRNGLVIGSVTHDTWKTGIYWSGSNDKLNKLRVYGGFTSSTSTWDTIPHGKVTGKQIASPKIMVGFFEDYRTGMEAFGQVNAAIQPPLAFGEDIPEGVPVGWNSWGAYASDLSFDKAVSVSNYVKDHIQNHSFNNEGHIYINLDSYWDNMTDQQLTDLVQLIHSNGQKAGIYYSPFVYWGNNMEQEVEGTNGKYKYGDIVLRDMDGNVLPTLDGAYAVDPTHPGVKQRIDYYMNKFKSKGFEYIKIDFLSHGAMEGKHYDANVQTGIQAYNQGMAYVNEVLDGSMFISASIAPLFPSQYAHSRRISCDIDGSIGSTEYQLNNLTYGWWQNGTIYHYTDPDYMHLTKGGSMEGAQSRVHAAAISGTVFLNSDDVTDATARQYMETLLTNPEVNGLAMKGKAFRPVEGNTGTQAANVFVLDDQGTHYVAVFNYTQNAAQHTVDLVRAGIASEGAASYTVTDVWSGQSQTASGSSLDVTLKAAESKLYKIVPNP, encoded by the coding sequence GTGGGTATTCATCCGTTCAAATTCTTCCAAAAGCCATTCATGCTCTTCTTATCGATTCTGTTAGCGGTGTCTGGGCTAGGAAGTTCCTTGGCTTCGGCAGAACCGCAGCGGCCGAGTCAAACGGCCGGAGGCATCCTTTCCTACGAGGCCGAGGCATCTCAGAACACGTTTACCGGCAATGCAGGAGCGGTCGATTGCGGCTTCTGTTCAGGCGGGCAAAAAGCCGGCAATCTATACGGCGGTTCCACGCTGACGTTGAACGGGATTCAGGCCGATAAGGCCGGTATCTACAATATGAACATGTTCTACATCTCCGGGGATTCCCGCGCGGCTTCGATCTCCGTGAACGGGGCGGAGAAGGAGAATTTCAGTTTTCCGAAAACGGCGGATTGGAACACGATCGGCACCTATCAGATTCAAATTTACTTGAATCAGGGCAGCAACACGATTCTGTTCGATGACGCAGGCGGATACTCGCCCGATTTTGACAAGATTGAGCTGACCTTTGATTCAGCCGGCGAAAACGGATCAGGCCCGGATGGCAGCATTGGCGATTTAGGCAAGCAAAAGAAAGCCACGAGCTATGGCTCCATCACCTTAACCGAATATGCCAACGGCTTCAAGGTATCCAATCCGACGTATGAGCTGCTGTACAGCACCTCGACCGGATTGTCGCAATACAATTGGAACGGCAAACCGGTTGCCAAGGGGTTATACAGCGAGATCCAGCTCGACCGGATGGTTGCAAGTACAGATTATAAACATCATAAATTCTATAAAAATCAAGTGGTCCCATTCCAGGATGCCACCGGCAAGGGCATCAAGGTGACGGTCGTGAATGAGGATGGGGGAATGCCATCGCTCAGCCAAATCTATTACGTCTATGAAGACGGGCCGTATCTGCTTACGGAAACGGTCGCTTCCCATCATTCCGCAATTTCTACGGGGAACATCGCACCTATCGCGATGGAAGCGAGAGGCGGCATCGACATCGGCAGCTATGACGATAACCGGGTCCTCGTCGTTCCTTTCGACAATGATGCTTGGTCCAGATACCAAGCGAAGTCGATGAATACCGGCCTCAACAACGGCCTGTATGTCAGCTCTGAGCTGACGGCCATCTATGACAATACGAGCCGGAACGGCCTCGTCATCGGATCGGTGACGCATGACACGTGGAAGACCGGCATCTATTGGAGCGGCTCGAATGACAAATTGAACAAACTGCGCGTATATGGCGGATTTACGTCATCCACCTCTACGTGGGACACGATCCCGCATGGAAAGGTAACGGGCAAGCAAATTGCTTCGCCGAAAATCATGGTCGGATTTTTCGAGGACTACCGGACCGGGATGGAGGCGTTTGGCCAGGTGAATGCAGCGATCCAGCCTCCGTTAGCCTTTGGCGAGGACATTCCTGAAGGCGTTCCGGTCGGCTGGAACAGCTGGGGAGCGTATGCCAGCGATTTAAGCTTTGACAAGGCGGTTTCGGTCTCGAATTATGTTAAAGACCATATTCAGAACCATTCCTTCAACAATGAAGGCCATATCTACATCAATCTCGATTCCTATTGGGATAACATGACGGATCAGCAGCTGACGGATCTGGTTCAGCTCATTCACAGCAATGGACAGAAGGCCGGCATCTATTATTCGCCGTTCGTGTACTGGGGCAACAATATGGAGCAGGAAGTCGAAGGGACGAACGGCAAATATAAATACGGCGATATCGTGCTGCGCGATATGGACGGCAACGTGCTGCCGACGCTGGACGGCGCTTATGCCGTGGATCCGACGCATCCGGGCGTGAAGCAGCGGATCGATTATTACATGAATAAGTTCAAGAGCAAGGGCTTTGAATATATCAAAATCGATTTTCTGAGCCATGGGGCAATGGAAGGCAAGCATTATGATGCCAACGTTCAAACCGGCATCCAGGCCTATAACCAAGGGATGGCTTACGTGAATGAAGTGCTGGACGGCTCCATGTTCATCAGCGCTTCCATCGCGCCGCTGTTCCCTAGCCAATATGCGCACAGCCGCCGCATCTCCTGCGATATCGACGGCAGCATCGGCAGCACGGAATACCAGCTGAACAATCTCACATACGGCTGGTGGCAGAACGGAACGATCTACCATTATACCGATCCGGACTATATGCACTTAACCAAAGGCGGATCGATGGAAGGCGCGCAGTCGCGCGTCCATGCGGCCGCGATCTCCGGTACGGTCTTCCTGAATTCGGATGACGTCACGGATGCGACGGCACGGCAGTACATGGAAACGCTGCTGACCAACCCGGAAGTAAACGGGCTGGCGATGAAGGGCAAGGCGTTCCGGCCGGTAGAAGGCAACACGGGCACCCAGGCAGCAAACGTATTCGTGCTGGACGATCAGGGAACCCACTACGTAGCTGTGTTTAACTATACACAAAATGCGGCACAGCACACCGTGGATCTCGTTCGTGCCGGTATCGCTTCGGAAGGGGCGGCGTCCTATACGGTGACGGATGTTTGGAGCGGCCAATCTCAGACGGCGTCTGGCTCTTCGCTGGATGTGACGCTAAAAGCGGCCGAATCCAAGCTTTATAAAATCGTCCCTAATCCATAA
- a CDS encoding glycoside hydrolase family 95 protein, with the protein MSDMKLWYTKPAQGWSQGLPIGNGRMGNVVVSTPDREIWNITETTYWSGQPEPAQGRSNSKADLEQMRKHFFQGDFREGDRLAKKHLEPEKLNFGTNLGLCQVVLEFDHNVKPSEGGRQDAAAEPLFHRELDLEEAVVRSFYEIDGAEMTREVFASHADQVIVSRIRSSHGSLGVSFRISIRGENGPFHAVVTGKDTIEFQGQALESVHSNGECGVSCQGQLRVVTEGGQVSCTDDTISVSGADEAAIYFAVNTDYRQEGESWREKSALQLEQAVLLGYDALRAKHLADYQPLYARVRLDLGSSEHASLPTDERIGRFKQGKRDDPALFALFYQYGRYLTISGSRQDSILPMHLQGIWNDGEANKMAWSCDYHLDVNTQMNYFPTEAANLSESHEPLMRYIQQLSEAGRSAARHYYDAEGWVAHVFSNAWGFASPGWGTSWGLNVTGGLWIATHLMEHYAYNRDQAFLEELAYPVLKEAAAFFMDYMTVHPKYGWLVTGPSNSPENSFYTGHPEDGHQQLSMGPTMDQVLVRDLLAFCIKAAQTLGVDEELQQKWQTALDQLPPLMIGKKGQLQEWLEDYEEAQPEHRHLSHLYALYPGSQITPHHTPELAAAARVTLENRNSRADLEDIEFTAALFGLFYARLHDGDQAVQHIAHLIGELCFDNMLTYSKPGVAGAEANIFVIDGNFGGTAAIAEMLLQSHEGEIHLLPALPTMWPTGSVKGLKAKGNIEVDMSWEDGKLVKARVKGNEDGSVRVFYGGREDFGFYDIG; encoded by the coding sequence ATGTCAGATATGAAGCTTTGGTATACGAAACCGGCCCAGGGCTGGTCGCAAGGGTTGCCGATCGGCAATGGCCGAATGGGGAACGTGGTGGTATCCACTCCTGACAGAGAAATATGGAATATCACCGAAACCACCTATTGGTCCGGCCAGCCGGAGCCGGCTCAAGGGCGAAGCAACAGCAAAGCGGATTTGGAACAGATGCGGAAACACTTCTTCCAGGGCGATTTTCGCGAAGGCGATCGACTAGCCAAGAAGCACCTGGAGCCGGAAAAATTGAATTTTGGCACCAATCTGGGACTATGCCAAGTCGTTTTGGAGTTTGACCATAACGTGAAGCCATCCGAAGGCGGGAGACAAGATGCAGCAGCTGAGCCGCTGTTCCATCGGGAACTGGATCTGGAGGAGGCGGTGGTACGTTCTTTTTACGAGATCGATGGAGCCGAGATGACGCGAGAGGTATTTGCTTCCCATGCCGATCAGGTCATCGTTTCGCGGATTCGCAGCAGCCATGGCTCGTTAGGCGTGTCATTCCGCATTTCGATTCGAGGGGAGAATGGTCCTTTTCATGCTGTCGTTACTGGGAAGGATACGATCGAATTCCAGGGACAGGCGCTGGAAAGCGTACATAGCAACGGGGAGTGCGGGGTGTCCTGCCAAGGCCAGCTGCGCGTCGTAACGGAAGGCGGGCAGGTGAGCTGCACGGATGACACCATAAGCGTATCCGGGGCGGATGAGGCGGCGATTTATTTTGCGGTGAATACGGATTACCGTCAAGAAGGTGAGAGCTGGCGTGAGAAAAGCGCGTTGCAGCTGGAACAGGCTGTGTTGCTGGGATATGACGCGCTGAGAGCCAAGCATCTGGCGGATTATCAGCCGCTGTATGCCCGTGTACGATTGGACCTGGGAAGCTCCGAACATGCCAGTCTGCCTACGGACGAGCGGATCGGCAGGTTTAAGCAGGGCAAGCGGGATGATCCGGCGTTGTTTGCGTTGTTTTATCAATACGGCCGGTACTTGACCATTAGCGGGTCACGACAAGACTCCATTCTGCCCATGCATCTGCAAGGCATATGGAATGACGGCGAAGCCAACAAAATGGCCTGGAGCTGTGACTATCACCTTGACGTGAACACCCAGATGAACTATTTTCCGACGGAGGCCGCGAACCTGAGCGAGAGCCATGAGCCGCTCATGCGGTATATCCAGCAGCTATCGGAGGCCGGACGCTCGGCGGCGCGCCATTATTACGATGCCGAAGGCTGGGTGGCCCATGTATTCTCCAATGCCTGGGGATTTGCGTCGCCGGGGTGGGGGACCTCCTGGGGGCTGAACGTGACGGGCGGACTGTGGATCGCGACGCATTTGATGGAGCACTACGCGTACAACCGCGATCAGGCTTTTCTGGAGGAGTTGGCTTATCCCGTCCTGAAGGAGGCCGCAGCCTTTTTCATGGATTATATGACGGTACATCCGAAGTATGGCTGGCTGGTGACAGGTCCGTCGAATTCGCCGGAGAACAGCTTTTATACCGGCCATCCGGAGGATGGGCACCAGCAGCTGTCCATGGGCCCGACCATGGATCAGGTCCTGGTCCGGGATCTGCTGGCGTTCTGTATAAAGGCAGCACAGACGCTGGGCGTGGATGAGGAGCTTCAGCAGAAGTGGCAGACGGCGCTGGATCAATTGCCTCCGCTGATGATCGGCAAGAAGGGGCAGCTGCAGGAATGGCTGGAGGACTATGAGGAGGCACAGCCGGAGCACCGCCATCTGTCGCATCTGTATGCCCTGTATCCCGGCAGCCAAATCACGCCGCATCATACGCCGGAACTCGCTGCGGCAGCCCGAGTGACATTGGAGAACCGGAACAGCCGGGCCGACCTGGAGGATATCGAATTTACCGCAGCGCTGTTCGGACTCTTCTACGCCCGATTGCATGACGGAGACCAAGCCGTGCAGCATATCGCCCACCTGATCGGGGAGCTGTGCTTCGACAACATGCTCACCTATTCCAAACCCGGCGTAGCCGGAGCCGAGGCCAACATCTTTGTCATCGACGGCAACTTCGGCGGAACCGCCGCCATTGCGGAAATGCTGCTGCAGAGCCACGAGGGCGAGATTCATCTCCTGCCTGCACTGCCGACGATGTGGCCGACAGGCAGTGTGAAAGGGCTGAAGGCGAAAGGGAATATTGAGGTGGATATGAGCTGGGAAGATGGGAAGCTGGTTAAGGCGAGGGTGAAGGGGAATGAGGATGGGAGTGTGCGGGTGTTTTATGGGGGGAGGGAGGATTTTGGATTTTATGATATTGGATGA
- a CDS encoding TIGR02677 family protein: MYSLFDKIEQTKYLSEGKADIYRPICRLLFQKTALEFHGSMYTVSEILADLKQRTEFEGRFMDLTEKELDDALKSLEKWGNVLSHQDTSKAKRIEELKNRRSLYSITDITIELERMIGELQNSLQSIRGIEFERHIPDRMMEELDKLKNWKEGQTLDLRIVWKELMDRFKSLQTESSNFFAQISRSSSNEELMRTASFLAYKEKFVQMLQNFVLVIMDKQEKVRQYIHDIPDDVIQRIVELIVTKEAETDLTGDFHAEESRSVRLSEWQGLKGWFIEINGKKPGVRFLIDQAKNTIVRVVKIAEQITDRYNHFKSRKNDCLQLARLFASVGTIEECHRLSAYVFGVQQTYHLYTIPKRSDDHYDTVWEYDPHEITLNKNKPGRREGKIKQALDENPLREYELLKQHQERQAIIRRYLDELSVDGKIVFEELPVLHPIIRNTLLDLIGQASASSKKIA, from the coding sequence ATGTATTCCCTATTTGATAAAATTGAACAAACAAAATATTTATCTGAAGGTAAGGCGGATATATATCGGCCGATTTGTCGACTTTTGTTCCAGAAAACTGCATTAGAGTTTCATGGTAGCATGTACACAGTTTCGGAAATCTTAGCTGATTTGAAACAACGGACAGAATTTGAAGGTAGATTTATGGACCTTACAGAAAAGGAGCTTGATGATGCGCTGAAAAGCTTAGAAAAATGGGGGAATGTACTAAGTCATCAAGATACTTCAAAGGCTAAACGAATCGAAGAATTGAAAAATCGACGATCACTATATAGCATTACGGACATTACTATTGAGTTGGAGCGCATGATTGGGGAGCTCCAAAATAGCCTTCAGTCTATTCGAGGTATCGAATTTGAACGGCATATTCCTGATCGCATGATGGAGGAACTCGATAAGTTAAAAAATTGGAAAGAAGGTCAAACTCTTGATTTGCGGATTGTTTGGAAAGAGCTCATGGATCGGTTTAAATCGCTACAAACCGAATCTTCTAATTTTTTTGCCCAAATCAGTCGATCTTCTTCCAACGAAGAATTGATGCGAACCGCCTCATTTTTAGCCTATAAGGAAAAATTTGTACAAATGCTTCAAAATTTTGTTTTAGTTATTATGGATAAACAAGAAAAAGTCCGGCAATATATCCATGACATACCGGATGATGTCATTCAACGTATTGTTGAACTCATCGTAACTAAAGAAGCAGAGACGGATTTAACTGGCGACTTTCATGCCGAAGAATCCCGATCTGTGCGTCTTTCAGAATGGCAAGGATTAAAAGGGTGGTTCATAGAGATCAACGGAAAAAAACCAGGCGTTCGCTTCTTAATTGATCAGGCTAAGAACACGATTGTTCGTGTCGTTAAAATTGCCGAGCAAATAACTGATCGCTACAACCATTTCAAAAGCCGTAAAAACGATTGCTTGCAGCTTGCTCGATTATTTGCAAGCGTAGGAACGATTGAAGAGTGTCACCGTCTTTCAGCATATGTGTTTGGTGTGCAGCAAACATATCATCTCTATACAATACCAAAACGTTCGGACGACCATTATGATACGGTTTGGGAGTATGATCCACATGAAATTACTCTAAACAAAAATAAACCTGGGCGTCGGGAAGGGAAGATCAAGCAAGCGCTCGATGAAAATCCCCTTAGAGAGTACGAACTTTTAAAGCAACACCAAGAGCGACAAGCAATTATCCGTCGTTATTTAGATGAACTCTCAGTTGATGGAAAAATCGTCTTTGAAGAGTTGCCCGTCCTTCATCCGATTATTAGAAATACCTTACTTGATCTCATAGGACAAGCCAGTGCTTCGAGCAAAAAGATCGCATGA
- a CDS encoding TIGR02678 family protein codes for MNEIIPFQDCVRALFDRYWIRQADDPEMFYAIKKQEGDLEAYFRTQFRYHLIVDGTFAKLEKIPFIARPSMGILEFEREQSYVFFACLLAYFEDKGEDQQFLLQDACEAILNYAPKEAGAIKWEDKSTRKAFVEALRFCRDQHIIEEIDQQIEGFRDQADHEVLLQTTSMFRRVLTLYFSDLSKLQTIEEFECAVQKEIEEATTPKQRIMRTWFLESALRHEELTPQEREALDCEIESWQAEIESQFDFMHVERYKSMSMIVHSEYHYGHYYPYVRYNQTMNASIQWATEVFDKVRSGEIIPDLYGRIRMHEREAFQIFLTVKEKFHYGWNKDFTLIKSSEAAWKMVFEVLEQFSIVRSIGDKQIYCYDLAGRITGEYLEEEN; via the coding sequence ATGAATGAGATTATCCCTTTTCAAGATTGCGTACGAGCATTATTTGATCGTTATTGGATACGTCAAGCGGATGATCCGGAAATGTTTTATGCTATTAAGAAACAGGAAGGCGATTTGGAAGCCTACTTTCGCACCCAATTTCGGTATCATCTGATTGTTGATGGTACTTTTGCCAAGCTCGAAAAAATTCCGTTTATTGCACGGCCTTCAATGGGTATTTTAGAGTTCGAAAGGGAGCAAAGTTATGTGTTTTTCGCATGTTTGCTAGCTTACTTTGAAGATAAAGGAGAAGATCAACAATTTCTTCTTCAAGATGCATGTGAAGCAATACTCAACTACGCACCTAAAGAAGCAGGAGCCATTAAATGGGAAGATAAAAGCACGCGAAAGGCATTTGTGGAAGCGCTTAGGTTTTGCCGAGATCAACACATAATAGAAGAGATTGATCAGCAAATTGAAGGATTCCGCGATCAAGCCGATCACGAGGTATTACTCCAAACCACTTCGATGTTTCGACGTGTTTTGACCCTGTATTTTAGTGACCTTTCCAAGCTTCAAACGATCGAGGAGTTTGAATGTGCAGTCCAAAAAGAAATTGAAGAAGCCACGACACCGAAGCAGCGGATCATGAGAACTTGGTTTTTAGAATCTGCCCTTCGTCATGAAGAACTTACACCTCAAGAGCGCGAAGCCTTGGACTGTGAGATCGAATCATGGCAAGCGGAAATTGAGAGCCAGTTTGATTTTATGCATGTTGAACGGTATAAATCCATGAGCATGATCGTTCATAGTGAATATCATTATGGGCACTATTACCCGTATGTTCGTTATAACCAAACAATGAATGCCTCTATTCAGTGGGCAACAGAGGTATTTGATAAGGTTCGGAGCGGGGAAATTATCCCTGATTTATACGGCCGAATTCGAATGCATGAGCGCGAAGCGTTTCAAATATTTCTTACGGTGAAAGAAAAATTTCACTATGGATGGAATAAAGATTTCACACTAATAAAATCATCAGAAGCAGCGTGGAAGATGGTATTTGAGGTTCTAGAACAATTTTCAATCGTTAGATCGATTGGGGACAAACAAATATATTGTTATGATCTAGCGGGTCGAATTACAGGCGAATATTTGGAGGAGGAGAATTAA